From a single Sediminibacterium sp. KACHI17 genomic region:
- a CDS encoding MMPL family transporter, giving the protein MTYYSTQVKLSYEFTRAIPTDNPKYQDYQSFLKKFGGDGNMMVVGFDTDSFYQTNYFNEVAKLHQEIKKIKGVTGVLSIPDAVSLRNDRENSKLVPEKIFNTPYTDQALLDSSRMIFENLPFYKTLLYSDSSNAYLMGVSVNADTINSKSRTRLINDITAQLKLFEEKTHSELHVSGLPYIRTTIGNRIKDEMNWFLIGSLLLSAITLLLFFRSFSAMLMSLIVVGIGVVWSLGTIVLLGYKITLLTALIPPLIVVIGIPNCIYFLNKYHTAYRDTGDKEKALVTMVGRMGIVTLFCNIAAAIGFAVFALTKSALLQEFGAVAGINIMALFLISLIFIPVVLSYTKPPQPKHVRYLDNKFLEKLLVRIERWTFHHARWVYGVTIVLSLVAIAGLFRLKSEGFIVDDLPKQDKIYTDLKWFEQNFGGVMPLEILIDTKKKNGLLRTTRPISKIDELSAYIGASPEAARPLSFAEGLKFAKQAYYDGDILSYDIPYEGDLAFMGPYLRQSSDSGKASETGVGKIISSFMDSSKQVARITVNMKDVGSVKLPLLIADYEKKAREIFDTASYHITFTGSSITFLEGSSFIIKGLKESIFWAFLLITLCMLYLFRSIRILFCSLIPNLIPLLITAGVMGWAGIALKPSTVLVFSVALGIAIDVTIRFLINYKQELPHYNYQVPQTLVQTIKHTGISIIYTSLVLIAGFIIFCISDFGGTKALGWLTSLTLVTGTLTNLILLPVLILHLRKK; this is encoded by the coding sequence ATGACTTATTATTCGACACAGGTGAAATTAAGTTATGAGTTTACCCGAGCCATCCCTACTGATAATCCGAAATACCAAGACTATCAATCTTTCCTCAAAAAATTTGGCGGAGATGGAAACATGATGGTGGTTGGTTTTGATACTGATTCATTTTATCAAACAAATTATTTTAATGAAGTAGCAAAACTTCATCAGGAAATAAAAAAGATAAAAGGTGTTACAGGTGTTCTGAGTATTCCCGATGCAGTGAGTCTTAGAAACGATCGTGAAAATTCAAAACTGGTACCTGAAAAAATATTCAATACGCCTTATACTGATCAGGCATTACTGGATAGTAGCAGAATGATCTTTGAGAATCTTCCTTTTTATAAAACACTTTTATACAGTGACTCTTCCAATGCGTATTTAATGGGAGTTTCTGTAAATGCGGATACCATCAACAGTAAAAGCAGAACCAGACTCATCAATGATATTACTGCACAATTGAAGTTGTTTGAAGAAAAAACACATTCGGAATTACATGTAAGTGGACTTCCTTACATCAGAACAACGATCGGTAATCGGATCAAAGATGAAATGAATTGGTTTTTGATCGGTTCATTGTTATTATCTGCTATTACCTTACTTCTGTTCTTTCGATCTTTTAGTGCGATGCTCATGAGTTTGATCGTTGTAGGAATAGGTGTAGTATGGAGTTTGGGTACGATCGTTCTGTTAGGTTATAAGATCACTTTGCTTACAGCATTGATACCACCTTTGATTGTAGTCATTGGTATTCCGAATTGTATTTACTTTCTCAATAAGTATCATACTGCTTATCGTGATACAGGTGATAAAGAAAAGGCTTTGGTTACGATGGTTGGTAGAATGGGTATCGTAACACTGTTTTGCAATATTGCAGCAGCGATTGGCTTTGCAGTATTTGCTTTAACGAAAAGTGCATTGTTACAAGAATTTGGTGCTGTAGCTGGTATCAATATCATGGCGTTGTTTCTTATATCACTGATCTTTATACCGGTTGTTCTCAGTTATACAAAACCTCCTCAACCAAAACATGTACGTTATCTTGATAATAAATTTTTAGAAAAGTTATTAGTAAGAATTGAAAGATGGACCTTCCATCATGCACGTTGGGTATATGGTGTCACGATCGTTTTAAGCTTAGTTGCAATAGCGGGCTTATTCAGATTAAAGAGCGAAGGGTTTATTGTAGATGATCTTCCGAAACAAGATAAAATATATACCGATCTGAAATGGTTTGAACAAAATTTTGGGGGTGTGATGCCACTGGAGATTTTGATTGATACGAAAAAGAAAAATGGTTTACTCAGAACTACCAGACCCATCTCAAAGATCGATGAACTTTCTGCTTATATTGGTGCAAGTCCGGAGGCAGCCAGACCACTGTCATTTGCGGAAGGATTAAAGTTTGCCAAGCAAGCATATTATGATGGAGATATTTTGAGTTATGATATTCCTTATGAAGGAGATCTTGCTTTCATGGGTCCTTATCTGCGTCAATCATCTGATAGTGGCAAAGCCTCAGAGACAGGTGTGGGCAAGATCATCAGCAGTTTTATGGATAGTAGTAAGCAAGTAGCTCGCATTACTGTTAACATGAAAGATGTTGGCAGTGTGAAGTTGCCATTGTTGATCGCTGACTATGAAAAAAAGGCGAGAGAAATATTTGATACTGCTTCATATCATATCACATTTACCGGCAGTAGTATCACTTTTTTGGAGGGCTCTAGTTTTATTATCAAAGGATTGAAAGAAAGTATTTTCTGGGCCTTTTTGTTGATCACACTTTGTATGCTGTATCTGTTTCGTTCGATCAGAATATTGTTTTGTTCTCTCATCCCTAATTTAATTCCGCTACTCATTACTGCGGGAGTGATGGGTTGGGCAGGTATTGCTTTGAAACCTTCAACAGTACTGGTTTTCAGCGTGGCATTGGGAATAGCCATTGATGTAACCATTCGTTTTCTGATCAACTATAAACAGGAATTGCCGCACTATAATTATCAAGTACCACAAACCTTGGTGCAAACGATCAAACATACGGGTATCAGTATTATCTACACTTCGTTGGTGTTGATCGCAGGCTTTATTATTTTTTGTATCAGCGATTTTGGTGGTACCAAGGCACTTGGTTGGCTCACTTCATTAACGTTGGTTACCGGAACACTTACCAATCTAATACTGTTGCCTGTTTTGATCTTACATTTAAGGAAAAAGTAG
- a CDS encoding RagB/SusD family nutrient uptake outer membrane protein: MESRSEKTGFFCSYSQYAAPTLPAGNFRFLLPIPNTEIQANPLIQQNPGYTN, from the coding sequence ATGGAAAGCCGGTCTGAAAAGACCGGCTTTTTTTGCAGCTATTCACAATATGCTGCACCAACATTGCCAGCAGGAAACTTCCGTTTCTTGTTGCCGATCCCTAATACTGAGATCCAGGCTAACCCGTTGATTCAGCAGAATCCTGGTTACACTAACTAA
- a CDS encoding RagB/SusD family nutrient uptake outer membrane protein produces MKKKILYVIMAAAVVQLTSCAKDKFISPVPTNAISDLTAFDSKDRVEGQVRAIYASIKNAGMYGGRYQIFNDIRGEEFMNDRTNVVTGFDVWNYTPSNSSTNSVLNHWSRAYYVINLANVFIDGMAAKGTAVVGASLSNNYLGEARLLRALSYYSLLQLYARPFWDGNGSKPGVPLRLTGNTGSGDYALARATVAEVYNQILTDLNFAEQNLPLTNANATLNTTRAHRNTAIALKTRVLLSMRRYADVITEANKIVSATAPFVASSGVAHALQADYRTMFTTNYFTTESILSMPFASNEQPGTQNQLGYYYGPSAFNGGNGEYSLLPSGIIGDAGWLPTDRRRSFVQVFSGKSYLTKYSVPSTFIDPAPVIRYAEVLLNLAEARVRSTNTVDAQAIALLNAVRGRSDATTIFTALNFANADALANAIVNERRIEFLGEGLRGTDLTRLGLPLPAKPGVGAIAPTAQQYIWPISSTELLLNPLCVDNN; encoded by the coding sequence ATGAAAAAGAAAATATTATATGTAATCATGGCCGCAGCGGTGGTTCAATTGACCTCCTGCGCCAAGGATAAATTCATCAGTCCTGTACCAACGAATGCGATCTCAGACTTGACTGCTTTTGACAGTAAAGACCGAGTAGAAGGTCAGGTACGTGCTATTTATGCCTCTATTAAGAATGCCGGTATGTACGGCGGTCGTTATCAGATCTTCAATGATATCAGAGGTGAAGAATTCATGAACGATCGTACCAACGTTGTTACCGGTTTTGATGTTTGGAACTATACGCCTAGTAATAGTTCTACCAACAGTGTACTCAACCATTGGTCTCGTGCATACTATGTGATCAATTTGGCGAATGTATTCATTGATGGTATGGCTGCAAAAGGAACCGCAGTCGTAGGTGCTAGTTTGTCGAACAATTATTTAGGTGAAGCTCGTTTACTGAGAGCTTTGAGTTATTATTCACTGCTTCAGTTGTATGCTCGTCCATTTTGGGATGGCAACGGAAGTAAACCGGGTGTGCCTTTACGTTTGACAGGTAATACAGGTTCTGGTGATTATGCATTGGCGCGCGCTACTGTTGCCGAAGTATACAATCAGATCTTAACTGATCTGAACTTTGCTGAGCAGAACCTGCCATTAACCAATGCGAATGCTACACTGAATACCACTCGTGCACACAGAAATACTGCTATTGCCTTAAAGACAAGAGTATTATTGAGCATGCGTCGTTATGCAGATGTGATCACTGAAGCCAATAAAATTGTGAGCGCAACTGCTCCATTCGTTGCTTCATCTGGTGTTGCACATGCATTGCAAGCAGACTACAGAACAATGTTTACTACAAACTACTTCACAACTGAATCTATTTTGTCAATGCCGTTTGCTTCTAATGAGCAACCTGGTACACAAAATCAGTTGGGTTATTATTATGGTCCTTCTGCTTTCAACGGTGGTAATGGTGAATACTCTTTATTGCCTTCAGGAATCATCGGTGATGCCGGATGGTTACCTACTGACAGAAGAAGAAGTTTTGTACAAGTATTTAGTGGTAAGAGCTACTTAACTAAATACAGCGTTCCATCTACTTTCATTGATCCTGCTCCGGTAATCCGTTATGCAGAAGTATTGTTGAATTTAGCTGAAGCGCGTGTTCGTTCTACCAATACAGTAGATGCACAAGCAATTGCATTGTTAAATGCAGTTCGTGGGCGTTCAGATGCAACCACTATTTTCACTGCGCTTAATTTTGCTAATGCAGATGCGTTAGCCAATGCGATCGTAAATGAAAGACGTATTGAGTTCCTCGGAGAAGGATTAAGAGGAACAGATCTTACCAGATTGGGACTGCCATTGCCTGCAAAACCAGGTGTAGGAGCAATCGCCCCAACTGCACAGCAGTATATCTGGCCTATTTCTTCTACTGAATTGTTATTGAATCCGCTTTGCGTAGACAATAACTAA
- a CDS encoding TonB-dependent receptor — translation MRKLLALFVSVVLLMTQLQAQTSRTFTGKVTDAKGAPLAGVTVSAGSDRRTVTDNAGNFTLQVGANVRSLRFTYVGYNILDASISDKNSITVSMTEEDKSLSEVVVVGYGTQKKKEITGSIASVKGEALANKPVQSFDQALGGRAAGVQVNIPNGVLNAPPVIRIRGTNSISLSSYPLIVLDGVPMFTGDFSATSSAGNILASINPNDIESVDVAKDAAATAIYGSRAANGVLFITTKKGKAGRSKVTLDSWVGFSQVQRLPTLLDAFQYTDYKNEALRNAGTFNAATNAFALTNGPDGQPINTRWYDYVYRTGVQHSNTISISGANESTNYYFSAGYTEQEGIIKRNDYKRLSLTMNVDHKVGKAVNIGGKIQYSSEKNLAAVSSGSLGDAFATAGLGRVVLVTAPNISPYNNDGTYNYSGALIGVMGNKQGQVGFNNPVIQLDLNRNDNYIEHVISNVYAQIKPVSWLTGRTTYGIDYVLSDNDIYFHPISGEGFASNGSVTATYSKNKRWVWTTTLQFDKTFGEKHNVSALAGIEHQKSDNNGFGLNRITVNDPAFTNIQGGWTTPNTSGLSIGENYLYSEFGRVQYNFDKKYYVTGNLRRDGASQLGANSKYGTFWGASVGWEVMNEKFWTSAKLDRIFSSFKVRASYGKVGNIGGLGNFASLSQFGSGLYGGNGTVAYSQAGNPNLTWETSKKTDVGINFGILKDRMTFEIGYYNSNNNGLLLFVPQPPSAGLPSTIPQNIGSMYNRGLEFSMNFAAVQKKDFSWNTSFNLSTNDNKVNSLAPGINSIIGSTGGLENPSITVPGQPISMIFVTRTKGVDPATGRRIFINAQGREVFFQHVAPAGQARFMYADGTTAPTVSNADAVVYKNTHAKIFGGWENTVRFKGFELTALLTYQFGNWIYFGTQAGLRDQRFWNNEVAVLNRWQKAGDVTEIPKPIFGDNVSNGSSFPLDINVFRGDFVKLRTLTVGYNLPKSLLDKIKITSARFYVNGNNLLILTKYPGPDPEVSSNGNGTTNFGVDRNTVANQRTLTIGLNIGF, via the coding sequence ATGAGAAAACTATTGGCACTTTTTGTCAGTGTTGTGTTATTGATGACACAACTCCAGGCACAAACGAGTCGTACCTTCACAGGAAAGGTAACGGACGCAAAAGGAGCACCACTTGCAGGTGTTACCGTTTCCGCTGGCTCCGACAGGAGAACAGTTACAGACAATGCGGGCAATTTTACCCTTCAGGTAGGAGCAAATGTCCGTTCGCTTCGTTTCACTTATGTTGGCTATAATATCTTAGATGCCAGCATTTCCGACAAAAACTCTATAACCGTTAGCATGACCGAAGAAGACAAATCTTTGTCTGAAGTGGTTGTGGTTGGTTATGGTACACAAAAGAAAAAGGAAATTACAGGAAGCATCGCCAGTGTAAAAGGTGAAGCATTAGCCAACAAACCTGTTCAGAGCTTTGATCAGGCATTGGGTGGTCGTGCTGCCGGTGTACAGGTAAACATTCCAAACGGTGTATTGAACGCACCTCCTGTTATCCGTATCCGTGGTACCAACTCTATTTCTCTTTCATCTTATCCATTGATCGTATTGGATGGAGTACCAATGTTTACCGGTGACTTTAGTGCTACTAGTTCTGCTGGTAACATTTTAGCTAGTATCAATCCAAATGATATTGAAAGTGTAGACGTTGCCAAAGATGCGGCTGCAACAGCTATCTATGGTAGCCGTGCTGCAAATGGTGTATTGTTTATCACCACTAAAAAAGGTAAAGCAGGTCGTTCAAAAGTAACATTGGACAGCTGGGTTGGCTTTAGTCAGGTTCAGCGTTTACCAACGTTATTGGATGCATTCCAGTATACTGATTACAAAAATGAAGCTTTGCGTAATGCAGGTACATTCAATGCTGCAACCAACGCATTTGCTTTGACCAATGGTCCTGATGGACAGCCAATCAACACTCGTTGGTATGATTATGTATATCGCACTGGTGTACAACACAGTAATACTATCAGTATCTCTGGCGCAAATGAATCAACTAACTATTACTTCTCTGCAGGTTATACTGAGCAAGAAGGTATCATCAAAAGAAACGACTATAAGCGTCTTTCTTTAACAATGAACGTTGATCATAAAGTAGGTAAAGCTGTGAATATCGGAGGTAAGATCCAGTATTCTAGTGAAAAGAACCTTGCGGCAGTAAGTTCAGGTTCTTTGGGTGATGCATTTGCAACCGCTGGTTTAGGTCGTGTTGTACTTGTAACTGCACCAAATATTTCTCCATATAACAACGACGGTACTTACAACTACAGTGGTGCTTTGATCGGTGTAATGGGTAATAAGCAAGGACAAGTAGGTTTCAACAACCCGGTTATTCAATTAGATCTGAACAGAAACGATAACTACATCGAGCACGTTATCAGTAACGTATATGCGCAGATCAAACCTGTTAGTTGGTTAACTGGTCGTACTACTTATGGTATTGACTATGTACTGTCTGATAACGACATTTATTTTCACCCTATTTCAGGTGAAGGTTTTGCATCGAATGGTTCTGTTACAGCTACTTACAGCAAGAATAAAAGATGGGTTTGGACAACCACTTTGCAATTCGATAAAACTTTTGGCGAAAAACACAACGTAAGTGCATTAGCCGGTATCGAGCATCAGAAGTCTGACAACAATGGCTTCGGTCTGAATCGTATTACGGTGAACGACCCTGCGTTTACAAATATTCAGGGTGGTTGGACTACTCCGAACACTTCTGGTTTGAGCATTGGTGAGAATTATCTGTATTCAGAGTTCGGTCGTGTTCAATATAATTTCGACAAGAAATACTATGTGACTGGTAACCTACGTAGAGATGGTGCTTCACAATTAGGTGCTAACTCTAAATACGGTACTTTCTGGGGAGCATCTGTTGGTTGGGAAGTCATGAACGAGAAGTTCTGGACCTCAGCTAAATTGGATCGCATCTTCAGCAGCTTTAAAGTAAGAGCTAGCTATGGTAAAGTAGGTAATATCGGTGGTCTGGGTAACTTTGCTTCACTGTCTCAGTTCGGTTCTGGACTGTATGGCGGTAATGGTACTGTTGCTTACAGTCAGGCAGGTAACCCTAACCTTACTTGGGAAACCAGTAAGAAAACAGATGTGGGTATCAACTTTGGTATCCTGAAGGATCGTATGACTTTCGAGATCGGTTACTATAACAGTAATAACAACGGTCTGTTATTGTTCGTACCACAGCCTCCTTCTGCAGGTCTACCTTCTACTATTCCTCAGAACATTGGTAGTATGTATAACAGAGGTTTAGAGTTCTCAATGAATTTTGCAGCAGTTCAGAAGAAAGATTTCAGCTGGAATACTTCATTCAACCTCTCTACCAACGATAACAAAGTAAATTCTCTGGCTCCTGGTATCAATAGTATCATCGGTTCTACCGGTGGATTAGAAAATCCTAGTATCACTGTTCCGGGTCAGCCTATCTCAATGATCTTTGTAACCCGTACAAAAGGAGTTGATCCTGCTACTGGTCGCAGAATCTTTATCAACGCACAAGGTCGTGAAGTATTCTTCCAGCACGTGGCTCCTGCAGGACAAGCACGTTTCATGTATGCTGATGGAACAACTGCACCTACAGTAAGTAATGCTGATGCGGTGGTTTATAAGAATACACATGCGAAGATCTTTGGTGGTTGGGAAAACACAGTTCGTTTCAAAGGATTTGAACTGACTGCATTGTTGACCTATCAGTTTGGTAACTGGATTTATTTTGGAACACAAGCCGGTTTAAGAGATCAGCGTTTCTGGAACAATGAAGTAGCTGTACTGAACAGATGGCAGAAAGCAGGAGATGTTACCGAGATTCCAAAACCAATCTTTGGTGATAACGTATCTAACGGTTCATCTTTCCCACTTGACATCAACGTATTCAGAGGTGATTTCGTTAAGCTGAGAACATTAACAGTTGGTTATAATCTACCGAAGTCATTATTGGATAAGATCAAGATCACCAGCGCTCGTTTCTATGTGAATGGAAACAACTTGTTGATCCTGACTAAATATCCTGGTCCAGATCCTGAGGTTTCATCCAACGGTAATGGTACTACCAACTTTGGTGTAGACAGAAATACAGTAGCAAACCAAAGAACCTTAACCATAGGTTTGAATATTGGCTTCTAA
- a CDS encoding SusC/RagA family TonB-linked outer membrane protein — protein MRKFVTVVLCALLSIAQVWAQNRTITGKVTDQKTGQALVGVTVSASGTNALTDESGNYRISVGSAAKSITFMFVGYDRIELPIRGNVVNATLNPETKSLEEVVVTGYSRERKTQFAGAATLISGKAVETVPVGSFDQALQGRAPGMLVNSGTGQPGSSPSIRIRGTQSIQGAGAQPLYIIDGVPTPDGDFQTLNPNDFESITVLKDASAAALYGARGGTGVIVITTKRGKAGVTNFQYRTQVGFTQRPNFDRMNLMNTREMLAYEEREKIGGTPGWVYSPLNPAIPAGMTAARKQQVLDSIAAIDIDYANIFYRQGLTQSHELNMSGGNEKTRFYLSGSYFDQEGIDLGSSLKRYTTRFNIDHTADKLTVGLNATVGFSKTKFSEGEQLGNSPLNPFQMTYRAKTYENPYNADGSLRFGASTSLALRQVANLLERIQNANLTLNQVKINAGLKLGYKILPSLSLNNTFGIDVGSDQTSRFINPNSFVGSNQQFQSGLAQEGYRMRTQIINTTSLIFNKRFAGIHEVEAGAYFEALRQYNKTLGFTLFNLDPRLTETGQGAGTLPVGVGQTTYPQNASSAKSGFGIRSFFGTLRYTYDNRYTLTANVRRDGTSRIVNPANREITTWSAGVIWNALQEKFLADQKIFTDLKVRASYGIVPNIGSIPSGSYGNGVSFGGIPNYQGPQQPVFGVTNYAGSTITGQAPTNPGNPELRIEKIKKWNFGVDFAMWQNRAKFTVEYYINRTTDLFVNQPLSGTTGFGSLSINAGQMSNKGFEFSASVDVIKQKDFNLNISANHSINRNNIDDLGLVNEYFLGTFVIRKGLPYGSHFTYNYLGADPATGRPVYETQDGKTTNNIAQAGRFAKFGNFLPVHQGGTTLEVRYKAITVSALFSYQFDVVRSNNTRNWITRGTPGYHGAVRASRELIDGQWQKPGDVKPFQASIYDRDFTSADLEDAKFLRFRNLNISYQIPAIKLGNGNNLIRGARFYIQGQNLAIWSPWRGLDPEDDNNISLNEYPNPKMFVVGLDINF, from the coding sequence ATGAGAAAATTCGTCACAGTTGTTCTGTGTGCATTGCTCAGCATTGCGCAGGTTTGGGCTCAAAACCGAACCATCACAGGTAAAGTAACAGACCAGAAAACAGGGCAAGCCCTAGTTGGTGTTACAGTATCTGCCAGCGGCACGAATGCTCTTACTGATGAGTCGGGTAATTACCGCATCAGTGTAGGGTCTGCTGCTAAGTCAATCACCTTTATGTTTGTAGGTTATGACCGCATCGAGTTACCGATCAGAGGTAATGTGGTGAATGCTACACTGAATCCTGAGACCAAGTCTCTGGAAGAAGTGGTAGTAACAGGTTATAGCCGCGAAAGAAAAACACAGTTTGCGGGAGCTGCTACATTGATTAGTGGTAAAGCAGTAGAGACTGTGCCAGTTGGATCTTTTGATCAGGCATTACAAGGTCGTGCACCGGGTATGCTGGTTAACTCGGGTACTGGTCAGCCAGGTTCAAGCCCAAGCATCAGAATCCGTGGTACACAATCTATTCAGGGTGCCGGCGCTCAGCCACTGTATATCATCGATGGAGTTCCTACTCCTGATGGTGATTTCCAGACCTTGAACCCTAACGATTTTGAATCGATCACAGTATTGAAAGATGCGAGTGCAGCAGCATTGTATGGTGCTCGTGGTGGTACTGGTGTGATCGTTATTACCACTAAGCGTGGTAAAGCAGGTGTAACGAACTTCCAGTATCGTACACAAGTAGGTTTTACACAGCGTCCGAATTTCGATCGTATGAATCTGATGAACACCCGTGAAATGCTTGCTTATGAAGAGCGTGAGAAGATCGGTGGTACACCAGGTTGGGTATACTCTCCATTGAACCCTGCGATCCCTGCAGGTATGACTGCGGCTCGTAAGCAGCAGGTATTGGATAGTATTGCAGCGATCGATATCGACTATGCAAATATTTTCTATCGTCAGGGTTTAACTCAATCACATGAGTTGAACATGTCTGGTGGTAATGAGAAAACTCGTTTCTACCTGTCTGGTTCTTATTTTGATCAGGAAGGTATTGACCTTGGATCAAGTCTGAAGCGTTACACTACTCGTTTCAATATTGATCATACTGCTGATAAATTAACTGTTGGATTGAATGCTACAGTTGGTTTCTCTAAAACTAAATTCTCTGAAGGTGAGCAGTTGGGTAACAGCCCACTGAACCCATTCCAGATGACATACCGTGCTAAGACTTATGAGAATCCATACAATGCGGATGGATCGCTTCGTTTTGGTGCAAGTACTTCATTGGCATTGCGTCAGGTTGCGAACTTGTTAGAGCGTATCCAGAATGCAAATCTGACCCTGAATCAGGTGAAGATCAATGCTGGTCTGAAATTAGGATACAAGATCCTGCCTTCTCTTTCTTTGAACAATACTTTCGGTATTGACGTAGGAAGTGATCAAACATCACGTTTCATCAATCCTAACTCATTTGTGGGTTCTAACCAGCAATTCCAGTCTGGTTTGGCTCAGGAAGGTTACAGAATGAGAACTCAGATCATCAACACCACCAGCTTGATCTTCAACAAGCGTTTTGCCGGTATTCATGAAGTAGAAGCAGGTGCTTATTTTGAAGCACTGCGTCAGTATAATAAAACACTTGGATTTACCTTGTTCAACTTAGATCCACGTTTGACAGAAACTGGTCAGGGTGCAGGTACATTACCAGTGGGTGTCGGACAAACTACTTACCCTCAGAATGCTTCTTCAGCGAAGAGTGGTTTTGGTATCCGTTCATTCTTTGGAACTTTACGTTACACGTATGACAACCGTTATACTTTAACTGCTAACGTTCGTCGTGATGGTACTTCAAGAATCGTGAATCCTGCAAACCGTGAGATCACCACTTGGTCTGCGGGTGTGATTTGGAATGCATTACAAGAGAAATTCCTAGCTGACCAGAAGATCTTCACTGATCTGAAAGTTCGTGCTAGTTATGGTATCGTTCCTAATATTGGTTCTATTCCTTCAGGTTCTTATGGTAACGGTGTATCATTCGGTGGTATTCCTAACTATCAGGGTCCTCAGCAGCCTGTATTCGGTGTAACCAACTATGCTGGTTCAACCATTACCGGTCAAGCTCCAACTAACCCAGGTAACCCAGAGTTGCGTATTGAGAAGATCAAAAAATGGAACTTTGGTGTTGATTTCGCTATGTGGCAGAACCGCGCTAAGTTCACAGTTGAATACTATATCAACCGCACAACAGACTTATTCGTAAACCAGCCATTGTCAGGAACTACCGGTTTCGGAAGCTTGAGTATCAATGCTGGTCAGATGAGCAACAAAGGATTCGAGTTCAGTGCAAGTGTTGATGTGATCAAGCAGAAAGATTTCAATTTGAACATCTCTGCTAACCACTCTATCAACAGAAACAACATTGATGATTTAGGTCTGGTGAACGAATACTTCCTTGGAACATTCGTGATCCGTAAAGGCTTACCATATGGTTCTCACTTTACTTACAACTACTTAGGAGCAGATCCTGCAACTGGTCGTCCTGTATATGAGACACAAGATGGTAAAACAACAAACAACATTGCACAAGCAGGTCGTTTCGCTAAGTTTGGTAACTTCTTACCGGTACACCAGGGTGGTACTACCTTAGAAGTTCGTTATAAGGCGATCACTGTATCTGCACTCTTCTCTTATCAGTTTGATGTAGTACGTAGCAACAATACCCGTAACTGGATCACTCGTGGTACTCCAGGTTATCATGGTGCTGTACGTGCGTCACGTGAGTTGATCGATGGTCAGTGGCAGAAGCCGGGTGATGTAAAACCATTCCAGGCATCTATCTACGACAGAGACTTTACTTCAGCTGATTTGGAAGATGCTAAGTTCTTGCGTTTCCGTAACCTGAATATCTCTTATCAGATCCCTGCTATCAAATTGGGTAATGGTAACAACCTGATCCGTGGAGCAAGATTCTATATCCAGGGTCAGAACCTGGCTATCTGGAGTCCATGGAGAGGTTTGGATCCTGAAGATGATAACAATATCAGCTTGAACGAGTATCCTAACCCTAAAATGTTTGTGGTAGGTCTGGATATTAATTTCTAA